In Fusarium oxysporum Fo47 chromosome XII, complete sequence, one DNA window encodes the following:
- a CDS encoding lysozyme-like domain-containing protein, which produces MRIHIFTVHFLAVASSTAFLITDKGVRCRSGPTTSHAIQRQFTKGTDVTITCQIEGTNIEGNALWDKTTFGCYVSDYYVATGSSGYVTLKFRHNDPIGNPTVGYGHLCDAPQCSEVKYPVPLSVANGKKLLADDMKEFEVCITAMLNSKARLNRNQYGALINPNTVISQEIPHWVYASGQRLPGLVRRRNAEIELAQKPTRRRALPKRC; this is translated from the exons ATGAGAATCCACATCTTCACCGTTCATTTTCTGGCAGTCGCATCTAGTACCGCCTTTCTCATCACAGACAAAGGTGTCAGATGTCGCAGCGGTCCAACGACAAGCCACGCTATCCAGAGACAATTCACCAAAGGTACCGATGTAACCATCACTTGCCAGATAGAGGGCACCAACATTGAAGGCAACGCCCTCTGGGACAAGACGACATTCGGATGCTACGTCTCCGACTACTACGTCGCCACTGGATCGAGCGGATATGTGACTTTAAAGTTCCGTC ATAACGATCCGATTGGTAATCCGACGGTTGGGTATGGTCATCTATGTGATGCGCCCCAGTGCAGTGAAGTCAAGTATCCAGTCCCACTTTCTGTCGCGAATGGAAAGAAACTGCTAGCAGACGACATGAAG GAGTTCGAGGTCTGTATCACGGCCATGTTGAACAGCAAAGCAAGGCTCAACAGAAACCAGTATGGCGCACTCATCA ATCCCAATACTGTGATCTCGCAGGAAATTCCTCATTGGGTATATGCAAGTGGCCAAAGGCTTCCAGGTCTGGTTCGTCGGCGCAATGCCGAGATTGAGCTGGCGCAGAAGCCAACCCGTCGCAGAGCACTTCCAAAGAGGTGTTAA